The window GATATATCCTGAATGTCGATTCGCGGTATTCCAAGCATGCACTTAGCTTATAACTTCAGTCCTGATCTGTCAACAAAAAGGGCGCTGTCCCGAATGTCACTCGGTTAAGCAGTATAGCCAATTTCAATTAGTTTACGTTCTAATTTTCTAGGTATGTTCAATAAACGATAGTTTTTAGGACGTTGTTTAAGTTTTCTCGGTTCTATACGGAAGGGGCGATCAGGATTAATATCAAGAGCAATGTTCCGAATGAGCAGTTGATAAGCCTGCCACGGGTCTAGATGGATATACAGGCCGGACATCATTTCGGCAAACCTGTCGATTGCACCCTTAAAGCTAAGCCTTGCCATGCAGACTTTGTACTGAAGAGCGGCATCAAGCATGATAGTTCTGATCAGGTTGTAGAGCAAGATCCCGGCCCAGAGTTCCCTGCGACATGCTGACGGACATTTACTTCGAAGCATTTCGAAACCCATGGTTGTCTTGATATCCCTGAACCGGAGTTCGATATCCCACCGTCTGCGGTATAGTTCCAGAAGGTCGTCACGCGTGTATTCATCGGTGTCGAGAAGAGTAGTATATATTGTGACATTTTTGCTTCTGAATCCTTTTCGATTTATCACCGCGTGGATCACCCTGACCACGATGGATTCAGGCAGTTCATCAGAATCGATCCATTTCCCCGGTGATACAGGACGTTTCCAGTGGTACAGCCAGTCACCGTTGTCCAGTTCAACAGCATCTTCGCGCTTGAACTTCTTTGTCCCTTTTCGGAACACACAGTCAACACCCATGATTTGAAGCAGTGCGACCTCCGCATATGATCCGTACAAGGCATCTCCCAGTATTATGTCTCCTTTCTCAAGGGACCGCCAAAGCAGTCTGAACAACGGGTGTTCATAACCAGTTCCCGCAATGGTTTCCACGTCGATTATTCCTCCTGACTCAAGTCCCATCAGGACACACATGTTCATGACAGGGAATCCGC of the Candidatus Zixiibacteriota bacterium genome contains:
- a CDS encoding IS4 family transposase; translation: MTFYNITHQISKIKKNEIYTVVESLTPESVENIFSGIRERKRIYHLHPLLQLYLIQIAGGLTDRSTVSKGINQGLLPITTSPTASSYCTAKTLLTEKALKSLAMRTGETLETCAKERWMFGNRPVKVVDGTSVELTDTPDNQAEYPQPKPQKKGCGFPVMNMCVLMGLESGGIIDVETIAGTGYEHPLFRLLWRSLEKGDIILGDALYGSYAEVALLQIMGVDCVFRKGTKKFKREDAVELDNGDWLYHWKRPVSPGKWIDSDELPESIVVRVIHAVINRKGFRSKNVTIYTTLLDTDEYTRDDLLELYRRRWDIELRFRDIKTTMGFEMLRSKCPSACRRELWAGILLYNLIRTIMLDAALQYKVCMARLSFKGAIDRFAEMMSGLYIHLDPWQAYQLLIRNIALDINPDRPFRIEPRKLKQRPKNYRLLNIPRKLERKLIEIGYTA